In Bacillus toyonensis BCT-7112, a single window of DNA contains:
- a CDS encoding short-chain dehydrogenase: MHALVIGGTGMLKKVSMWLCEQGFHVSIIGRDEVKLEYVKRASSAPENITCLPLDYHNNDEVKIAIKGTIERNGPITLVVAWIHSSAKYALSLICKEIEFSSETYSLFHILGSKASRMNAGKIGGTLCLYHRIILGFILEDTFGRWLTHQEISDGVINGIESNCNEWIVGQIEPWELRPN; this comes from the coding sequence TTGCATGCACTTGTAATCGGGGGAACAGGGATGTTAAAGAAAGTTTCTATGTGGCTTTGTGAGCAAGGATTCCATGTTTCTATTATTGGACGAGATGAAGTGAAATTAGAATATGTGAAGCGAGCAAGTTCTGCACCAGAAAATATCACATGCCTTCCGTTAGATTATCATAATAATGACGAAGTAAAGATAGCTATTAAAGGTACAATTGAGAGAAATGGTCCCATAACATTAGTTGTGGCATGGATACATTCAAGTGCAAAGTATGCGTTATCACTCATTTGTAAGGAGATAGAATTTTCGTCAGAGACATACAGTTTATTTCATATTTTAGGCAGTAAAGCATCGCGTATGAATGCAGGGAAAATAGGTGGTACGCTTTGCCTGTATCATAGAATTATATTAGGTTTTATTTTAGAAGATACATTCGGAAGGTGGCTTACTCATCAAGAAATATCAGATGGAGTAATTAATGGGATTGAAAGTAATTGCAATGAATGGATTGTGGGGCAAATAGAACCATGGGAATTACGACCAAATTGA